The following coding sequences are from one Eleginops maclovinus isolate JMC-PN-2008 ecotype Puerto Natales chromosome 13, JC_Emac_rtc_rv5, whole genome shotgun sequence window:
- the LOC134874911 gene encoding CMP-N-acetylneuraminate-beta-galactosamide-alpha-2,3-sialyltransferase 1-like, translated as MLQGLSKIKMFLSFLSIFTICFFFGYTWNISLDHQGSRNCGCHTCLTDGDLRFRQIVNTAPNPFLSKTHRTTLEEYNWWKKLQYSSYDNSMFNATVDNLFKIFPPIPDVEGPNPGRCVSCAVVGNSGNLLRSHYGPLIDVNDVVIRMNHGRTKGFEEHVGAKTTHHIFYPESANRLENTTRLVLFAFKTKDLLWLINKFKPRVKGERIANKDLVMILNPGFMKYVHQIWLEKKGKYPSTGFMAFILSMYMCDQISVFGFGADSEGNWSHYYEILRNHKLRTGPHPGSHEYGIIQQLGRENKIHFYKGY; from the exons ATGCTTCAGGGATTATctaaaatcaaaatgttcttGTCCTTTCTGAGCATTTTCaccatttgctttttttttggataCACATGGAATATATCTTTGGACCATCAGGGCTCCAGAAATTGTGGCTGTCACACATGTTTAACAGATGGCGATTTGAGGTTTAGACAGATTGTCAACACAGCTCCAAATCCCTTCTTGTCTAAAACACATCGAACAACGCTGGAAGAGTACAATTGGTGGAAG aAACTACAGTACAGCTCATACGATAACAGCATGTTCAATGCAACGGTGGACAACCTGTTTAAGATCTTCCCACCCATTCCAGATGTTGAAGGTCCCAACCCTGGCCGCTGCGTCAGCTGCGCTGTGGTGGGGAATTCGGGCAATTTACTGCGATCACACTACGGACCTCTCATCGATGTTAATGATGTCGTAATACG AATGAACCACGGCCGTACCAAAGGATTTGAAGAACATGTTGGCGCCAAAACAACCCATCATATATTCTATCCAGAGAGTGCCAATCGTTTGGAAAACACCACTAGACTTGTGTTGTTTGCATTCAAAACTAAGGACTTACTGTGGCTCATAAACAAGTTCAAACCAAG GGTAAAAGGTGAGAGAATAGCCAACAAGGATTTG GTGATGATCCTCAATCCAGGGTTCATGAAGTATGTCCACCAAATCTGGCTGGAAAAGAAGGGCAAATATCCATCCACTGGCTTCATGGCTTTCATTCTAAGCATGTACATGTGTGATCAG ATCAGTGTGTTTGGGTTTGGAGCAGACAGTGAAGGAAACTGGAGCCATTACTATGAAATTCTCCGCAACCATAAACTGAGAACTGGCCCTCATCCTGGATCTCATGAATATGGCATTATCCAACAACTAGGAAGGGAGAACAAAATCCATTTTTATAAAGGATATTAA